In Rhodobacter xanthinilyticus, a single window of DNA contains:
- a CDS encoding thiamine phosphate synthase — translation MRLDPFYLIAGSAGLLERLVPLGVRTVQLRAKGLTPEMLRSEAIRARDCCAASGADLILNDAWELALDLGIGAVHLGQEDMETADFAALRREGVRYGLSTHDEAELARALALSPAYVALGPIYPTRLKAMKWAPQGLDRLADWKALAGAVPLVAIGGLVPERLAGVFGAGADSAAVVTDIAQAPDPEARVRTWLAATEAWR, via the coding sequence ATGCGGCTCGATCCTTTCTATCTGATCGCCGGTTCGGCGGGTCTGCTGGAGCGTCTGGTGCCCCTCGGCGTGCGCACGGTGCAGCTCCGCGCCAAGGGGCTCACGCCCGAAATGCTGCGCAGCGAAGCGATCCGCGCGCGCGATTGCTGCGCAGCATCTGGCGCCGATCTGATCCTGAATGACGCTTGGGAGCTCGCGCTCGATCTGGGGATCGGGGCGGTGCATCTGGGCCAGGAGGATATGGAGACGGCGGATTTTGCTGCGCTGCGGCGAGAGGGCGTGCGCTACGGGCTCTCGACCCATGATGAGGCCGAGCTTGCCCGCGCGCTCGCGCTTTCGCCCGCTTATGTGGCGCTCGGGCCCATCTATCCGACGCGTCTGAAGGCGATGAAATGGGCGCCGCAGGGGCTCGATCGGCTGGCGGATTGGAAGGCGCTGGCGGGCGCGGTGCCGCTTGTCGCGATCGGGGGGCTGGTGCCCGAGCGGCTGGCCGGGGTGTTTGGCGCGGGCGCCGATAGTGCGGCGGTGGTGACCGATATCGCCCAGGCGCCCGACCCGGAGGCGCGGGTGCGCACCTGGCTCGCGGCGACGGAGGCGTGGCGATGA
- a CDS encoding thiazole synthase, producing MFYDFDPGSRLLLGTAQYPSPAVLAQAIAASGAGVITVSLRREGPGGAAFRELIAASGRRILPNTAGCHSAREAITTAQMAREVFATRWIKLEVIGHADTLQPDPFALLEAARVLCAEGFEVFPYTTEDLILGEKLLEAGCRVLMPWGAPIGSGQGLRNRAGLATMRAHFAGVPLIIDAGIGAPSQAAEAMEMGFDGVLLNTAVAKARDPVGMARAFGAAVAAGRAAFEAGLIGARDMAAASTPIFGLAELS from the coding sequence ATGTTTTACGATTTCGACCCGGGCTCGCGGCTGCTGCTCGGCACCGCGCAATATCCCTCGCCCGCCGTTCTCGCGCAGGCGATCGCGGCCTCCGGGGCGGGGGTGATCACCGTCTCGCTGCGCCGCGAGGGGCCGGGCGGCGCAGCCTTCCGCGAGCTGATCGCCGCGAGCGGCCGGCGGATCTTGCCCAATACCGCGGGCTGCCATAGCGCGCGCGAGGCGATCACCACCGCCCAGATGGCGCGCGAGGTTTTCGCCACGCGCTGGATCAAGCTCGAGGTGATCGGCCATGCCGACACGCTCCAGCCCGACCCCTTCGCGCTTCTCGAGGCGGCGCGGGTGCTCTGCGCGGAGGGGTTCGAGGTCTTCCCCTACACGACCGAGGATCTGATCCTCGGCGAGAAGCTCCTCGAGGCGGGGTGCCGGGTGCTGATGCCCTGGGGCGCGCCGATCGGCTCGGGGCAGGGGCTGCGCAACCGCGCGGGGCTGGCCACGATGCGGGCGCATTTCGCGGGCGTGCCGCTGATCATCGACGCCGGCATCGGCGCGCCGAGCCAGGCCGCCGAGGCGATGGAGATGGGCTTCGACGGCGTGCTTCTGAACACCGCCGTCGCCAAGGCGCGCGACCCGGTCGGCATGGCGCGCGCCTTCGGGGCGGCGGTGGCGGCGGGGCGGGCGGCTTTCGAGGCGGGGCTGATCGGCGCGCGCGACATGGCCGCGGCCTCAACCCCGATCTTCGGTCTGGCGGAGCTTTCCTGA
- the thiS gene encoding sulfur carrier protein ThiS, translating to MRIELNGETVETGAETLADLLAERGLGPEGVATALDGAFVARAARAAARLAPGARVEVLAPMQGG from the coding sequence ATGCGCATTGAGCTCAACGGGGAGACGGTCGAGACCGGGGCGGAAACGCTGGCCGATCTACTGGCCGAGAGGGGGCTTGGCCCCGAGGGCGTGGCGACCGCGCTCGATGGCGCTTTCGTGGCGCGTGCCGCGCGTGCGGCGGCGCGGCTTGCGCCCGGGGCGCGGGTCGAGGTTCTCGCGCCGATGCAGGGAGGCTGA
- a CDS encoding FAD-dependent oxidoreductase — MIVSVLGAGVAGLCAATALAERGARVEVIDPSPDLAGASWFAGGMLAPWCEAEAAPEAVFVMGQGARDWWAARVPGVVQAGTLVVAPPRDGAELARFARATGGHEWVDPGAVEPDLAGRFARGLFYAEEAHLDPRKALAALRARLRELGAELRFGEGARPRGRVVDCRGLGAREEVPGLRAVRGEMLMLRCGDVAFARPVRLLHPRFPCYLVPRGEGLFMLGATMVESERPGPITARAAMELLSAAYAIHPALAEAEVVETGAGLRPALPDNIPRVIARDGRICVNGLYRHGFLAAPALAEEVARRLCEGGADAH, encoded by the coding sequence ATGATCGTCTCGGTTCTGGGGGCGGGGGTGGCGGGGCTCTGCGCCGCGACCGCGCTCGCCGAGCGGGGGGCGCGCGTCGAGGTGATCGACCCGAGCCCCGATCTGGCGGGGGCCTCGTGGTTTGCCGGCGGCATGCTCGCGCCCTGGTGCGAGGCCGAAGCTGCGCCTGAGGCGGTGTTCGTGATGGGCCAGGGCGCGCGCGATTGGTGGGCGGCGCGGGTGCCCGGGGTGGTGCAGGCGGGCACGCTGGTCGTGGCGCCGCCGCGCGACGGGGCGGAGCTTGCGCGGTTCGCGCGTGCGACCGGGGGGCATGAATGGGTCGACCCCGGCGCGGTCGAGCCCGATCTCGCGGGGCGGTTCGCGCGCGGGCTCTTTTACGCCGAGGAGGCGCATCTCGATCCGCGCAAGGCGCTCGCGGCCCTGCGCGCGCGGCTGCGCGAGCTCGGCGCCGAGCTGCGCTTTGGCGAGGGCGCGCGCCCGCGCGGGCGGGTGGTGGATTGTCGCGGGCTCGGGGCGCGCGAGGAGGTGCCTGGCCTGCGCGCGGTGCGCGGCGAGATGCTCATGCTGCGCTGCGGCGATGTCGCCTTCGCGCGGCCCGTGCGGCTCCTGCATCCGCGGTTTCCCTGCTATCTCGTGCCGCGCGGCGAGGGGCTCTTCATGCTCGGCGCGACGATGGTCGAGAGCGAACGCCCGGGCCCGATCACCGCGCGCGCGGCGATGGAGCTGCTCTCGGCGGCCTATGCGATCCACCCCGCGCTCGCCGAGGCGGAGGTGGTTGAAACGGGGGCGGGGCTGCGCCCGGCGCTCCCCGACAATATCCCGCGGGTGATCGCGCGCGACGGGCGGATCTGTGTCAACGGGCTCTATCGCCACGGTTTTCTCGCCGCGCCTGCGCTCGCCGAAGAGGTCGCGCGGCGGCTTTGTGAGGGGGGCGCCGATGCGCATTGA
- the thiC gene encoding phosphomethylpyrimidine synthase ThiC — MTKTPSPRITTGALPGSRKVYHPGVAHPLRVPMREICLSGEAPLTVYDSSGPYTDPGARIAVAEGLPVVRDWLAGRADLEAYPGRAVTEADNGFASGARLTPAFPVKRAPRRARAGAVTQLAAARAGIITPEMEFAAIRENEGRIATRPRDGEAFGAEIPDLVTPEFVRAEIAAGRAIIPANINHPELEPMVIGRAFKVKINANIGNSAVTSSMEEEVEKMVWAIRWGADTVMDLSTGRNIHNIRDWILRNAPVPIGTVPLYQALEKVGGVAEDLSWEIFRDTLIEQAEQGVDYFTIHAGLRLAHIPLTARRVTGIVSRGGSIMAKWCLHHHRESFLYEHFEEICAICRAYDVSFSLGDGLRPGSIADANDAAQFAELATLGELTKIAWAQECQVMIEGPGHVPMHKIKANMEEQIAHCQDAPFYTLGPLTTDIAPGYDHITSAIGAAMIGWFGTAMLCYVTPKEHLGLPDRDDVKTGVITYKLAAHAADLAKGHPGAQARDDALSRARFEFRWEDQFNLGLDPDTARAMHDETLPAEAHKVAHFCSMCGPKFCSMRISQDIRAEAERQAGLAGMAEKFRETGEIYVAAEGAE; from the coding sequence ATGACCAAGACCCCGTCCCCCCGGATCACCACCGGCGCGCTGCCCGGTTCGCGCAAGGTCTATCACCCCGGCGTAGCCCATCCGCTGCGCGTGCCGATGCGCGAGATCTGCCTGAGCGGCGAGGCGCCGCTGACCGTCTATGACAGCTCGGGGCCCTATACCGACCCGGGCGCGCGGATCGCGGTGGCCGAGGGGCTGCCCGTGGTGCGCGACTGGCTCGCGGGGCGCGCTGATCTCGAGGCCTATCCGGGCCGCGCGGTGACCGAGGCCGACAACGGCTTTGCCTCCGGCGCGCGGCTCACCCCCGCCTTCCCGGTCAAACGCGCGCCGCGGCGCGCGCGGGCGGGCGCGGTCACCCAGCTCGCCGCAGCGCGGGCGGGGATCATCACCCCCGAGATGGAATTCGCCGCGATCCGCGAGAACGAGGGCCGCATCGCCACCCGCCCGCGCGATGGCGAGGCCTTTGGCGCCGAGATCCCCGACCTCGTGACGCCCGAATTCGTGCGCGCCGAGATCGCCGCGGGGCGCGCGATCATCCCGGCCAACATCAACCACCCCGAGCTCGAGCCGATGGTCATCGGCCGCGCCTTCAAGGTCAAGATCAACGCCAATATCGGCAATTCGGCGGTGACCTCCTCGATGGAAGAAGAGGTCGAGAAGATGGTCTGGGCGATCCGCTGGGGGGCCGATACGGTGATGGATCTCTCGACCGGGCGCAATATCCACAACATCCGCGACTGGATCTTGCGCAACGCGCCGGTGCCGATCGGCACGGTGCCGCTCTATCAGGCGCTCGAGAAGGTGGGCGGCGTGGCCGAGGATCTGAGCTGGGAGATCTTCCGCGATACGCTGATCGAACAGGCCGAGCAGGGGGTGGATTATTTCACCATCCACGCCGGGCTGCGGCTCGCGCATATCCCGCTGACCGCGCGGCGGGTGACGGGGATCGTCTCGCGCGGCGGTTCGATCATGGCGAAATGGTGCCTGCACCACCACCGCGAGAGCTTTCTCTACGAGCATTTCGAGGAGATCTGCGCGATCTGCCGGGCCTATGATGTGAGCTTCAGCCTGGGCGACGGGCTGCGGCCGGGCTCGATCGCGGATGCCAATGACGCGGCGCAATTTGCCGAGCTCGCGACCTTGGGCGAGCTGACCAAGATCGCCTGGGCGCAGGAGTGTCAGGTGATGATCGAGGGGCCGGGCCATGTGCCGATGCACAAGATCAAGGCCAATATGGAGGAGCAGATCGCCCATTGTCAGGACGCGCCCTTCTACACGCTCGGGCCGCTGACGACCGATATCGCGCCGGGGTATGACCATATCACCTCGGCCATCGGCGCGGCGATGATCGGGTGGTTCGGCACGGCGATGCTCTGTTACGTCACGCCGAAGGAGCATCTCGGCCTTCCCGACCGCGATGATGTGAAGACCGGCGTGATCACCTACAAGCTCGCCGCGCATGCCGCCGATCTGGCCAAGGGCCACCCGGGCGCGCAGGCGCGCGACGATGCGCTCAGCCGGGCGCGGTTCGAGTTCCGCTGGGAGGATCAGTTCAACCTCGGGCTCGACCCGGATACCGCCCGCGCGATGCATGATGAGACCCTGCCGGCCGAGGCCCACAAGGTCGCGCATTTTTGTTCGATGTGCGGGCCGAAGTTCTGCTCGATGCGGATCAGCCAGGATATCCGCGCCGAGGCCGAGCGGCAGGCGGGGCTTGCCGGCATGGCCGAGAAATTCCGCGAGACGGGCGAGATCTATGTCGCGGCGGAGGGGGCGGAATGA
- the putA gene encoding bifunctional proline dehydrogenase/L-glutamate gamma-semialdehyde dehydrogenase PutA: MQQTPIPFPSFPTLEGPEAKFAPEGALLSRLVAEAGITAETRAAISARAAELIGRIRREAKPTLMEHFLAEYGLSTREGVALMCLAEALLRVPDAETIDALIEDKIAPAEWNKHLGTAASSLVNASTWALMLTGKVLDDDQPGVAGTLRGLIKRLGEPVIRVAVGRVMKEMGRQFVLGETIEKALERARTREAQGFTYSYDMLGEAAMTAADARRYEEAYSRAIAAIGKVATHGSVVANPGISIKLSALHPRYDVANEARVMAELVPVVVRLAEQAQAVGIGMHIDAEEQARLSLSFEVIEAVMAAPSLAGWDGLGVVVQAYGKRAGAAIDALYEMCGRYDRKISVRLVKGAYWDAEMKLAQVEGHPGFPLFTSKVATDVSYICLAKKLFAMGDRIFPQFAGHNAHTVTAILELAEGRPFELQRLHGMGERLHDIVLKETQGRCRIYAPVGAHRDLLAYLVRRLLENGANSSFVHQIVDESVAPEAIARDPFAALETARAPAGLVAPEAIFGAGRVNARGFDLSDARVIEEIEAARSVSLPDAAPITVSAPSGETHPVLNPATGEAVGWVVEADAATVARALDDARPWGAAPAERAAVLRRAADLYEANYGLIFATLAREAGKSWGDAVGELREAVDFLRYYAREGEAATAPARGLIAAISPWNFPLAIFTGQIAAALMAGNGVLAKPAEPTPMIAAIAVRLMHEAGVPASALQLLPGPGRVVGAAITSDPRIKGVVFTGSTETAQTIARTMAANLAPGTPLIAETGGLNAMIVDTTALPEQAVRDVVASAFRSAGQRCSALRCLYVQEDVAPHLIEMIKGAMEEQALGDPWDLATDIGPVIDARAKAGIEGYIAAHADWVMHRVAAPAAGTFVAPTLLKVRGIEDLEREIFGPVLHLATYKAGEIDKVVARINARGFGLTFGLHTRIDQRVQDVAEAIHAGNIYVNRNQIGAVVGSQPFGGEGLSGTGPKAGGPLYLARFFAAPEQAAGEDAPEAPADLGALRAALAGFVAAKVGEELMPGPTGELNRLSFYTRPPVLCLGPGAAARAAQVAVVEGLGGRAVAVEGALSPEALGGLEGFSGALWWGEAARARAYAQALAERAGPIVPLLTTAPDRAHVLHERHLCVDTTAAGGNAALLAG; this comes from the coding sequence ATGCAGCAGACCCCGATCCCGTTCCCGAGTTTCCCCACCCTCGAGGGCCCCGAGGCCAAATTCGCGCCCGAGGGCGCGCTGCTGTCGCGGCTCGTCGCCGAGGCCGGGATCACGGCCGAGACCCGCGCGGCGATCTCGGCGCGGGCGGCGGAGCTGATCGGGCGGATCCGGCGCGAGGCGAAGCCCACGCTGATGGAGCATTTCCTCGCCGAATACGGGCTCTCGACGCGCGAGGGCGTGGCGCTCATGTGTCTGGCAGAGGCGCTGTTGCGGGTGCCTGACGCCGAGACGATCGACGCGCTGATCGAGGACAAGATCGCGCCGGCGGAATGGAACAAGCACCTCGGCACCGCGGCCTCCTCGCTCGTCAACGCCTCGACCTGGGCGCTGATGCTGACCGGCAAGGTGCTCGACGATGATCAGCCGGGCGTGGCGGGCACGCTGCGCGGGCTGATCAAGCGGCTCGGCGAGCCGGTGATCCGGGTCGCGGTCGGGCGGGTGATGAAGGAGATGGGCCGGCAATTCGTGCTCGGCGAGACGATCGAGAAGGCGCTCGAGCGCGCCCGCACCCGCGAGGCGCAGGGCTTTACCTACAGCTATGACATGCTCGGCGAGGCGGCGATGACCGCGGCTGATGCGCGCCGCTACGAGGAGGCCTACAGCCGCGCGATCGCCGCGATCGGCAAGGTCGCGACCCATGGTTCGGTGGTCGCGAACCCGGGCATTTCGATCAAGCTCTCGGCGCTGCATCCGCGCTATGACGTGGCCAATGAGGCGCGGGTGATGGCCGAGCTCGTGCCGGTCGTGGTGCGGCTCGCCGAACAGGCGCAGGCCGTCGGCATCGGCATGCATATCGACGCCGAGGAACAGGCGCGGCTGAGCCTCTCCTTCGAGGTGATCGAGGCGGTGATGGCCGCGCCCTCGCTCGCCGGCTGGGATGGGCTCGGCGTCGTCGTGCAGGCCTATGGCAAACGCGCGGGCGCCGCGATCGACGCGCTTTACGAGATGTGCGGGCGCTACGATCGCAAGATCTCGGTGCGGCTGGTGAAGGGCGCCTATTGGGACGCGGAGATGAAGCTCGCGCAGGTCGAGGGGCACCCGGGCTTCCCGCTCTTCACCTCGAAAGTGGCGACGGACGTCAGCTATATCTGTTTGGCGAAGAAGCTTTTCGCGATGGGCGACCGGATCTTCCCGCAATTTGCCGGGCACAACGCCCATACCGTCACCGCGATCCTCGAGCTGGCCGAGGGGCGCCCCTTCGAGCTGCAGCGCCTGCATGGGATGGGCGAGCGGCTCCATGATATCGTGCTGAAGGAGACGCAGGGGCGCTGCCGGATCTATGCGCCGGTGGGGGCGCATCGCGATCTTCTGGCCTATCTCGTGCGGCGGCTTCTGGAGAACGGCGCGAACTCGTCCTTCGTGCATCAGATCGTCGATGAGAGCGTGGCGCCCGAGGCGATCGCGCGCGACCCCTTCGCCGCGCTCGAGACGGCGCGGGCGCCGGCGGGGCTCGTCGCGCCCGAGGCGATTTTCGGCGCGGGCCGGGTCAATGCGCGCGGCTTTGATCTCTCGGATGCGCGGGTGATCGAGGAGATCGAGGCGGCGCGGTCGGTGAGCCTGCCCGATGCGGCGCCGATCACCGTGTCGGCGCCTTCAGGCGAGACCCATCCGGTGCTCAACCCGGCGACGGGCGAGGCGGTGGGCTGGGTGGTCGAGGCCGATGCGGCGACGGTCGCGCGCGCGCTCGACGATGCGCGGCCCTGGGGGGCGGCCCCGGCCGAGCGCGCCGCGGTGCTGCGCCGCGCGGCCGATCTCTACGAGGCGAATTACGGGCTGATCTTCGCGACGCTGGCGCGCGAGGCGGGCAAGAGCTGGGGCGATGCGGTGGGCGAGCTGCGCGAGGCGGTCGATTTCCTACGCTATTATGCGCGCGAGGGGGAGGCCGCGACGGCGCCCGCGCGCGGCTTGATCGCCGCGATCAGCCCCTGGAACTTCCCGCTTGCGATCTTCACCGGGCAGATCGCCGCGGCGCTGATGGCAGGGAACGGGGTGCTGGCCAAACCCGCCGAGCCGACGCCGATGATCGCGGCGATCGCGGTGCGGCTGATGCACGAGGCGGGCGTGCCGGCCTCGGCGTTGCAGCTTCTGCCGGGGCCCGGGCGCGTGGTGGGCGCCGCGATCACCTCCGATCCGCGGATCAAGGGGGTGGTCTTCACCGGCTCGACCGAGACCGCCCAGACGATCGCGCGCACCATGGCCGCGAACCTCGCGCCCGGCACGCCGCTGATCGCCGAGACCGGCGGGCTCAACGCGATGATCGTCGACACGACGGCCCTGCCCGAACAGGCGGTGCGCGATGTCGTGGCTTCGGCCTTCCGCTCGGCGGGGCAACGCTGCTCGGCGCTGCGCTGCCTCTATGTGCAGGAGGATGTCGCGCCGCATCTGATCGAGATGATCAAGGGCGCGATGGAGGAGCAGGCGCTCGGCGATCCGTGGGATCTCGCGACCGATATCGGGCCGGTGATCGACGCGCGCGCGAAGGCCGGGATCGAGGGCTATATCGCCGCCCATGCCGATTGGGTGATGCACCGCGTTGCGGCGCCCGCTGCGGGCACGTTCGTCGCGCCGACGCTTTTGAAGGTGCGCGGGATCGAGGATCTCGAGCGCGAGATCTTCGGGCCGGTGCTGCATCTGGCGACCTACAAGGCGGGCGAGATCGACAAGGTGGTGGCGCGGATCAACGCGCGCGGCTTCGGGCTGACCTTCGGGCTCCATACCCGGATCGACCAGCGCGTGCAGGATGTCGCCGAGGCGATCCACGCCGGCAATATCTACGTCAACCGCAACCAGATCGGCGCGGTGGTGGGCAGCCAACCCTTCGGCGGCGAGGGGCTTTCGGGCACCGGGCCGAAGGCGGGCGGGCCGCTTTACCTCGCGCGGTTCTTCGCGGCGCCCGAGCAAGCGGCGGGCGAGGATGCGCCCGAGGCGCCGGCCGATCTCGGCGCGCTGCGGGCGGCGCTTGCGGGTTTTGTCGCGGCGAAGGTCGGCGAGGAGCTGATGCCGGGCCCGACGGGCGAGCTCAACCGGCTGAGCTTCTACACCCGGCCGCCGGTGCTCTGCCTCGGCCCGGGGGCGGCGGCGCGCGCGGCGCAGGTCGCGGTGGTCGAGGGGCTTGGCGGGCGCGCGGTCGCGGTCGAGGGGGCGCTCTCGCCCGAGGCGCTGGGCGGGCTCGAGGGCTTTTCGGGCGCGCTCTGGTGGGGCGAGGCGGCGCGCGCGCGGGCCTATGCGCAGGCCCTGGCCGAGCGCGCGGGGCCGATCGTGCCGCTTTTGACCACGGCGCCCGATCGCGCGCATGTGCTCCATGAGCGGCACCTGTGCGTCGATACGACCGCGGCGGGCGGCAACGCGGCTTTGCTCGCGGGCTGA
- a CDS encoding Lrp/AsnC family transcriptional regulator, which yields MDLDATDKRILAELVANARISTTELARKVGLSKTPVAARIKAMEEIGLITGYRAILSPLKLGLTHVTYLEVRLSDTRERALRAFNEAVRAIPEVEECYMIAGGFDYLLKVRSRDMADYRRIMGEKISALPHVHATSSYVAMEAVVEQSWMSL from the coding sequence ATGGACCTTGATGCCACCGATAAACGGATTCTGGCCGAGCTCGTCGCCAATGCCCGGATCTCGACGACCGAGCTGGCGCGCAAGGTCGGGCTGTCGAAAACCCCGGTCGCGGCGCGGATCAAGGCGATGGAGGAGATCGGGCTGATCACCGGCTACCGCGCGATTCTCTCGCCGCTCAAGCTCGGGCTGACCCATGTGACCTATCTCGAGGTGCGCCTGAGCGACACGCGCGAACGCGCGCTGCGCGCCTTCAACGAGGCGGTGCGCGCGATCCCCGAGGTCGAGGAATGTTACATGATCGCGGGCGGGTTCGATTACCTTCTCAAGGTCCGCTCGCGCGATATGGCCGATTACCGGCGGATCATGGGCGAGAAGATCTCCGCCCTGCCCCATGTCCACGCCACCTCGAGCTATGTCGCGATGGAGGCGGTCGTGGAGCAGAGCTGGATGAGCCTTTAA